A single Micromonospora luteifusca DNA region contains:
- a CDS encoding C40 family peptidase, which produces MVDSERGRRQRRRSPVISPVLRPKLWAALLGAIAAAVLSTPAYADPAVPTTVPDIGARPPAVGALQLPGGAPVAGIPSSPVGNIGTGPLAAQIYAGETQVGALGDALLKSRQKRTDAQAQLEAAGKVLATTQDALLRAQQAADAAAADAVKAAAALPPGDLAQDIRGLSRLQQITRGEKVDGGTTGVAGDLARARAAEQTAYQKHTEAKELLALAEAEFTSGETALRTAEASLLKLRRDNATQLIAIERLQEATEQQIGAGYVNNQNISGMAAHPRALAAVRYALAQLGDPYKWSEEGPDEFDCSGLMWAAYRSPGANYFDLPRVARDQYAATRSRTVPQSALLPGDLLFFASGSSWTTIHHVGMYIGNGKMVQAPTTGDVVKISVVGWSRLYAATRVIGAVPAPPIVTVPTLPVRPPSATPTPKPTPTTKPTPTTKPTPTTKPTPTPTGSATPTPTGSATPTPKPTPTPTGSTSPSPTASPNTTPRTPPPPPPSAPGSTDPTTTPEASTSATASGSATGSPSATG; this is translated from the coding sequence ATGGTCGACAGCGAGCGCGGGCGACGGCAGCGACGACGGAGCCCGGTGATCTCGCCGGTGCTGCGTCCGAAGCTCTGGGCAGCCCTGCTCGGCGCGATCGCCGCCGCCGTGCTGTCCACTCCCGCGTACGCCGACCCCGCAGTGCCCACGACGGTGCCGGACATCGGCGCCCGCCCGCCGGCGGTCGGCGCGCTCCAACTGCCCGGCGGCGCTCCCGTCGCCGGCATCCCGTCCTCACCGGTCGGCAACATCGGCACCGGCCCGTTGGCCGCGCAGATCTACGCCGGCGAGACCCAGGTCGGCGCACTCGGCGACGCACTCCTGAAGAGCCGGCAGAAACGCACCGACGCGCAGGCTCAGCTCGAAGCTGCCGGCAAGGTGCTCGCGACCACCCAGGACGCCCTGCTCCGGGCCCAGCAGGCGGCCGACGCGGCCGCCGCGGACGCCGTCAAGGCAGCCGCCGCGCTACCGCCCGGCGACCTCGCCCAGGACATCCGTGGGCTGAGCCGCCTGCAGCAGATCACCCGTGGCGAGAAGGTCGACGGCGGCACCACCGGAGTGGCCGGAGATCTGGCCCGGGCCCGTGCCGCGGAGCAGACCGCCTACCAGAAGCACACCGAAGCCAAGGAACTGCTCGCCCTTGCCGAGGCGGAGTTCACCTCAGGCGAGACGGCGCTCCGCACGGCCGAGGCGAGCCTGCTCAAGCTGCGCCGGGACAACGCCACCCAGCTGATCGCCATCGAACGGCTGCAGGAAGCCACCGAGCAGCAGATCGGCGCCGGGTACGTCAACAACCAGAACATCAGCGGCATGGCCGCGCACCCCCGGGCGCTGGCCGCGGTCCGATACGCGCTCGCTCAGCTCGGCGACCCGTACAAGTGGTCCGAGGAGGGGCCGGACGAGTTCGACTGCTCCGGCCTGATGTGGGCGGCGTACCGGTCCCCGGGCGCCAACTACTTCGACCTGCCCCGGGTCGCCCGTGACCAGTACGCCGCCACCCGGAGCCGGACCGTGCCGCAGAGTGCGCTGCTCCCCGGCGATCTGCTCTTCTTCGCGTCCGGCAGCAGTTGGACGACGATCCACCACGTCGGCATGTACATCGGCAACGGGAAGATGGTGCAGGCGCCCACCACCGGCGACGTCGTCAAGATCTCGGTCGTCGGCTGGTCCCGGCTGTACGCGGCCACCCGCGTGATCGGCGCGGTGCCGGCGCCGCCGATCGTGACCGTCCCAACGCTGCCGGTCAGGCCGCCCAGCGCGACGCCCACTCCGAAGCCGACGCCGACCACGAAGCCGACGCCGACCACGAAGCCGACGCCGACCACGAAGCCGACGCCCACGCCGACGGGGTCAGCCACCCCGACGCCCACCGGCAGCGCCACGCCGACGCCCAAGCCCACGCCAACGCCGACCGGAAGCACCTCGCCGAGCCCGACGGCCAGCCCGAACACCACGCCGCGGACGCCGCCCCCGCCGCCACCCAGCGCGCCGGGCAGCACCGACCCGACGACCACGCCGGAGGCCAGCACGAGCGCGACGGCCAGTGGCAGCGCGACGGGCAGCCCCAGCGCGACAGGCTGA
- the mqnE gene encoding aminofutalosine synthase MqnE, whose protein sequence is MDAGLKRELEAKVYAGERLTREDGVALYDSDDLSWLGRLAHHKRTELNGERVMFNVNRHLNLTNVCSASCAYCSFQRKPGEKDAYTMRIDEAVRKAKEMEDEQLTELHIVNGLHPTLPWRYYPKVLRELKAALPNVKLKCFTATEVQWFEKISGLSADEILDELMDAGLESLTGGGAEIFDWEVRQHIVDHACHWEDWSRIHALAHSKGMKTPATMLYGHIEEPRHRVDHVLRLRELQDETGGFAVFIPLRYQHDFVDSADGKIRNRIQARTTMASPAESLKTFAVSRLLFDNVPHVKNFWVMHGLSVAQLSLNFGVDDLDGSVVEYKITHDADSYGTPNTMHREDLLNLIWDAGFQPVERDTRYNVVREYDKAPSLAERRAEPQQVWA, encoded by the coding sequence ATGGACGCCGGACTCAAGCGTGAGCTCGAAGCGAAGGTGTACGCCGGTGAACGGCTGACCCGCGAGGACGGGGTCGCCCTCTACGACAGCGACGACCTGAGCTGGTTGGGGCGGCTCGCCCACCACAAGCGCACCGAGCTCAACGGCGAACGGGTGATGTTCAACGTCAACCGGCACCTCAACCTGACCAACGTCTGCTCGGCGTCCTGTGCCTACTGCTCGTTCCAGCGCAAGCCGGGCGAGAAGGACGCGTACACGATGCGCATCGACGAGGCGGTCCGCAAGGCCAAGGAGATGGAGGATGAGCAGCTCACCGAGCTGCACATCGTCAACGGCCTGCACCCCACGCTGCCCTGGCGTTACTACCCGAAGGTGCTGCGTGAGCTGAAGGCCGCGCTGCCGAACGTCAAGCTCAAGTGCTTCACGGCGACCGAGGTGCAGTGGTTCGAGAAGATCAGCGGTCTGAGTGCCGACGAGATCCTCGACGAGCTGATGGACGCCGGCCTGGAGTCGCTGACCGGCGGTGGCGCGGAGATTTTCGACTGGGAGGTCCGGCAGCACATCGTCGACCACGCCTGCCACTGGGAGGACTGGTCCCGCATCCATGCCCTTGCGCACAGCAAGGGCATGAAGACCCCGGCGACGATGCTGTACGGCCACATCGAGGAGCCCCGGCACCGGGTGGACCACGTGCTCCGGCTGCGGGAGCTGCAGGACGAGACCGGTGGGTTCGCGGTCTTCATCCCGCTGCGCTACCAGCACGACTTCGTGGACTCGGCGGACGGCAAGATCCGTAATCGGATCCAGGCGCGCACCACGATGGCCTCGCCGGCCGAGTCGCTGAAGACGTTCGCCGTCTCCCGGCTGCTCTTCGACAATGTGCCGCACGTGAAGAACTTCTGGGTGATGCACGGGCTGTCGGTGGCCCAGCTCTCGCTCAACTTCGGCGTGGACGACCTGGACGGGTCCGTCGTCGAATACAAGATCACGCATGACGCCGACTCGTACGGCACCCCGAACACCATGCACCGCGAGGACCTGCTGAACCTGATCTGGGACGCCGGTTTCCAGCCAGTCGAACGGGACACCCGCTACAACGTGGTCCGGGAGTACGACAAGGCCCCGTCGCTGGCCGAGCGGCGCGCCGAGCCGCAGCAGGTCTGGGCCTGA
- a CDS encoding DUF4229 domain-containing protein, with translation MSAALKYTLGRIGLFVAVLAALWLIDMDVFLKLILALAFSAALSFLLLRGWRDEMAEEMASAAERRRTEKERLRSALAGEDNPNPNPTRPTEGPDAPR, from the coding sequence GTGAGCGCCGCGCTGAAGTACACGCTGGGCCGGATCGGGCTGTTCGTCGCCGTCCTGGCGGCCCTCTGGCTGATCGACATGGACGTGTTCCTGAAGCTGATCCTGGCACTGGCCTTCTCTGCCGCGCTCTCCTTCCTGCTGCTGCGTGGCTGGCGGGACGAGATGGCCGAGGAGATGGCCAGCGCCGCCGAGCGCCGCCGCACCGAGAAGGAACGCCTCCGCTCCGCGTTGGCCGGCGAAGACAACCCCAACCCGAACCCCACCCGCCCCACCGAAGGCCCAGACGCTCCGCGTTGA
- a CDS encoding C39 family peptidase, whose amino-acid sequence MARSRLRAAAIAGVTALTLFATTAPATAGRPPAPTHDEQITFQDWSGPADWHRGSQAGTRVVPGARAGLTLARPAGTTEYADPHTGTTRTWEYGTWTSPVTRVGFDATELIASWNAETPAGTWIQVEMQGQYTSGNQTPWYVMGRWASGDADIKRTTVNGQGDPFSTIWTDTFSIDDAAAGVLLRSYQLRLTLYRAPGQSAAPVVRMLGAMSSTVPDRFTVTPSAGHIAWGVELPVPRYSQNVHSGHYPEYDGGGEAWCSPTSTEMVVEYWGRKPSAADTSWVDPTYPDPTVNHAARMTYDYAYDGAGNWPFNTAYAASFPGLESRVTRLHSLDELERFIAAGIPVVTSQSFLASELDGANYGTSGHLFVVVGFTADGDVIVNDPASSSNDVVRNVYKRAQFEQIWLRTKRTNASGGVSGGSGGIAYLIKPTSKPWPKVPGSTNW is encoded by the coding sequence ATGGCCAGATCCCGCTTACGCGCGGCCGCCATCGCCGGCGTCACCGCACTCACCCTGTTCGCCACCACCGCGCCCGCGACGGCGGGCCGCCCGCCCGCCCCCACTCACGACGAGCAGATCACCTTCCAGGACTGGTCCGGGCCCGCCGACTGGCACCGGGGCAGCCAGGCCGGCACCCGCGTGGTGCCCGGCGCCCGAGCGGGCCTCACCCTGGCCCGCCCGGCCGGCACCACCGAGTACGCCGATCCGCACACCGGCACCACCCGCACCTGGGAATACGGCACGTGGACCTCGCCGGTGACCCGGGTCGGGTTCGACGCCACCGAGCTGATCGCCTCCTGGAACGCGGAGACCCCCGCCGGCACCTGGATCCAGGTGGAGATGCAGGGCCAATACACCAGCGGCAACCAGACCCCGTGGTACGTCATGGGTCGCTGGGCATCCGGCGACGCCGACATCAAGCGGACCACCGTCAACGGGCAGGGTGATCCCTTCTCGACGATCTGGACCGACACCTTCAGCATCGACGACGCCGCCGCCGGGGTGCTGCTGCGGTCGTACCAGCTGCGGCTGACCCTCTACCGGGCACCCGGGCAGAGCGCCGCGCCGGTCGTGCGGATGCTCGGCGCGATGAGCTCCACCGTGCCGGACCGGTTCACCGTGACGCCGAGCGCCGGACACATCGCCTGGGGTGTCGAGCTGCCGGTGCCGCGCTACTCGCAGAACGTGCACTCCGGGCACTATCCCGAGTACGACGGCGGCGGCGAGGCCTGGTGCTCACCCACCTCAACGGAAATGGTGGTCGAGTACTGGGGTCGCAAGCCGTCGGCGGCCGACACCTCCTGGGTGGACCCGACCTACCCCGACCCTACGGTCAACCACGCGGCCCGGATGACCTACGACTACGCGTACGACGGCGCCGGCAACTGGCCGTTCAACACCGCGTACGCGGCCAGCTTCCCCGGGCTGGAGAGTCGGGTGACCCGACTGCACTCGCTGGACGAGCTGGAGCGTTTCATCGCCGCCGGCATCCCCGTCGTGACCAGCCAGTCCTTCCTCGCCAGTGAGCTGGACGGGGCGAACTACGGGACCTCCGGGCACCTCTTCGTGGTGGTCGGCTTCACCGCCGACGGCGACGTGATCGTCAACGACCCCGCCTCGTCCAGCAACGACGTGGTGCGCAACGTCTACAAGCGTGCGCAGTTCGAGCAGATCTGGCTGCGGACCAAGCGCACCAACGCCAGCGGCGGCGTCTCCGGCGGCTCCGGCGGCATCGCGTACCTGATCAAGCCCACCTCAAAGCCCTGGCCCAAGGTCCCCGGCTCCACCAACTGGTAA
- a CDS encoding M14 family zinc carboxypeptidase: MALRTPIPLRRVLVLAVVTGLGIVTVAAGPVAARPAPDRTAEPAAASYRVLGPRTLADRNAVARTGAAIDYSEHGVLHISATAVEAAAIGKLGFRLEPLAAPPNAERGADGVGTLAFPPADSNYHDYAELTAVVNQVVADHPAIARKISIGSSYEGRDLMAVKISDNVGTDEAEPEILFNSQQHAREHLTVEMAIYLLNLFTDSYGGDSRITNIVNSREIWIVPTVNPDGSEYDIATGSYRSWRKNRQPNSGSSNVGTDLNRNWGYNWGCCGGSSGSTSSETYRGPSAFSAPETQALRNFVNGRVVGGVQQIKANIDFHTYSQLVLWPYGYTTANTATGMSADQYNTFATIGQQMAATNSYTPEQSSDLYITDGDSLDWLWATHNIWAYTFEMYPGSSGGGGFYPPDEVIPAQTSRNREAVLLLSEYADCPYRAIGKQAQYCGGGGGGTTVWSDTFETATGWTINPSGTDTATLGAFERGAAQATTSSGAKQLTPYAGANDLVTGRLAGSAAGDYDVDGGTTSARSPAVTLPSSGTLTLSLAWYLAHGSNASSADYLRVSVVHNGGTTALLTQAGAATNRNGTWALANLNLTPYAGQSVRILVEAADASGASLVEAAVDNVTITSS; encoded by the coding sequence ATGGCCCTCCGCACGCCCATCCCCCTCCGCCGCGTCCTGGTGCTCGCTGTCGTCACCGGGCTGGGAATCGTCACCGTCGCCGCGGGTCCGGTCGCCGCCCGTCCGGCACCGGACCGCACCGCCGAGCCGGCCGCCGCCAGCTACCGTGTGCTCGGACCTCGAACCCTCGCCGACCGCAACGCGGTGGCCCGCACCGGAGCCGCCATCGACTACTCCGAACACGGGGTGCTGCACATCTCGGCCACCGCGGTTGAGGCTGCCGCGATCGGCAAACTCGGTTTCCGACTCGAACCGCTCGCCGCACCGCCCAACGCCGAGCGCGGCGCCGACGGGGTGGGCACGCTGGCCTTTCCGCCCGCCGACTCCAACTACCACGACTACGCGGAACTGACCGCCGTCGTGAACCAGGTCGTCGCCGACCATCCGGCGATCGCGCGCAAGATCAGCATCGGTTCGTCGTACGAGGGCCGCGACCTGATGGCGGTGAAGATCTCCGACAACGTGGGCACCGACGAGGCTGAGCCGGAGATCCTGTTCAACTCCCAACAGCACGCCCGTGAACACCTGACCGTCGAGATGGCGATCTACCTGCTCAACCTCTTCACCGACAGCTACGGTGGCGACTCCCGGATCACCAACATCGTCAACAGCCGGGAGATCTGGATCGTCCCGACGGTCAACCCGGACGGCAGCGAGTACGACATCGCCACCGGGTCGTACCGGTCCTGGCGCAAGAACCGGCAGCCCAACAGCGGCTCGTCCAACGTGGGCACCGACCTGAACCGCAACTGGGGCTACAACTGGGGCTGCTGCGGCGGCTCCTCCGGCTCGACCTCGTCGGAGACCTACCGGGGCCCGTCGGCGTTCTCCGCTCCCGAGACGCAGGCGCTGCGCAACTTCGTCAACGGCCGAGTGGTCGGTGGGGTGCAGCAGATCAAGGCCAACATCGACTTCCACACGTACTCGCAGCTGGTGCTCTGGCCCTACGGCTACACCACCGCGAACACCGCGACAGGGATGAGCGCGGACCAGTACAACACCTTCGCCACCATCGGCCAGCAGATGGCGGCCACCAACAGCTACACCCCGGAGCAGTCCAGCGACCTCTACATCACCGACGGGGACAGCCTCGACTGGCTGTGGGCCACCCACAACATCTGGGCGTACACGTTCGAGATGTATCCCGGCTCGTCCGGCGGCGGCGGCTTCTACCCGCCCGACGAGGTGATTCCGGCGCAGACCTCGCGCAACCGGGAGGCGGTGCTGCTGCTCAGCGAGTACGCCGACTGCCCGTACCGGGCCATCGGCAAGCAGGCCCAGTACTGCGGGGGCGGTGGTGGTGGCACCACGGTCTGGTCGGACACCTTCGAGACCGCCACCGGCTGGACCATCAACCCGTCCGGCACCGACACCGCCACCCTGGGCGCGTTCGAGCGGGGCGCCGCCCAGGCGACCACGTCCTCCGGCGCCAAGCAGCTCACCCCGTACGCCGGTGCCAACGACCTGGTCACCGGCCGGCTCGCCGGTTCCGCGGCCGGTGACTACGACGTCGACGGCGGCACGACCAGCGCCCGGTCCCCGGCGGTGACCCTGCCGTCGTCCGGCACGTTGACCCTCTCGCTGGCCTGGTACCTCGCGCACGGCTCGAACGCCTCGTCGGCGGACTACCTGCGGGTGAGCGTGGTGCACAACGGCGGCACCACGGCGCTGCTCACCCAGGCCGGCGCGGCGACCAACCGCAACGGGACCTGGGCGCTGGCCAACCTCAACCTCACCCCGTACGCCGGCCAGTCGGTCCGCATCCTCGTCGAGGCGGCGGACGCCTCCGGTGCCAGCCTGGTGGAGGCGGCTGTGGACAACGTCACCATCACGTCCTCCTGA
- a CDS encoding ABC transporter substrate-binding protein, with the protein MFRRTPRLFAATLAVAALALGACAEKADDKPSTGTAAAAYPVTVGPLTLDKRPEKIISLSPTATEMLFAIGAGAQVTAVDDQSNFPADAPKTDLSGFQPNAEAIAGKNPDLVVLSDDRNKVVEQLGKLKIPVYRTPAATTLDDSYKQITELGTLTGHADQATDVANRMKDDIAKLVKGLPQRAEKLTYFHELGPELYSATSKTFIGSLYSQLGLANIADPADADGKNAGYPQLSQEFIVNANPDFVFLADAKCCQQNLDSVKARSGWAGITAVKNSQVVALDDDIASRWGPRVVDLLRVIIDAVAKVPA; encoded by the coding sequence ATGTTCAGACGTACCCCCCGGCTCTTCGCCGCGACCCTCGCGGTCGCCGCGCTCGCCCTCGGCGCGTGCGCCGAGAAAGCCGACGACAAGCCGAGCACCGGCACGGCGGCCGCTGCCTACCCGGTCACGGTCGGTCCGCTCACCCTCGACAAGCGTCCCGAGAAGATCATTTCGCTGTCGCCGACCGCCACCGAGATGCTCTTCGCGATCGGTGCCGGCGCTCAGGTGACCGCCGTCGACGACCAGTCCAACTTCCCGGCCGACGCGCCCAAGACCGACCTCTCCGGCTTCCAGCCCAACGCCGAGGCGATCGCTGGCAAGAACCCCGACCTGGTGGTGCTCTCCGACGACCGGAACAAGGTCGTCGAGCAGCTCGGCAAGCTGAAGATCCCGGTCTACCGGACCCCGGCGGCGACCACGCTGGACGACTCGTACAAGCAGATCACCGAGCTGGGCACCCTGACCGGGCACGCCGACCAGGCCACCGACGTCGCCAACCGGATGAAGGACGACATCGCCAAGCTGGTCAAGGGCCTGCCGCAACGCGCCGAGAAGCTCACCTACTTCCATGAGCTGGGCCCCGAGTTGTACAGCGCTACCAGCAAGACCTTCATCGGTTCGCTGTACAGCCAGCTCGGCCTGGCCAACATCGCCGACCCGGCCGACGCGGACGGCAAGAACGCCGGCTACCCGCAGTTGTCCCAGGAGTTCATCGTCAACGCCAACCCGGACTTCGTCTTCCTGGCCGACGCGAAGTGCTGCCAGCAGAACCTCGACTCGGTGAAGGCGCGCAGCGGCTGGGCCGGGATCACCGCCGTGAAGAACAGCCAGGTGGTCGCGCTGGACGACGACATCGCCTCCCGCTGGGGCCCGCGCGTCGTGGACCTGCTCCGGGTCATCATCGACGCGGTGGCCAAGGTGCCCGCGTGA
- a CDS encoding FecCD family ABC transporter permease, which yields MRAPQSRSKVARPAGLRTRWLVVGVFAVLVALVAGVSLGPVSLPPGSVAAELLNLIPGVHLDSGLSEREIAIVTELRLPRVVLGLLVGGLLALAGGCYQGVFRNPLADPYLLGVAAGAGLAVTAVIALGGAGREGAISGLPMTIPLAAFVGSLFAVTMTYVLGAAGGRRGSPAMLILAGVAVSAFLSAGQTYLLQRNSDSIQPVYSWLLGRLATAGWHDVLLVLPYAALTTVVVLLHRRELDVLAVGDDEARSLGLHPQRTRYLLIAAASLGTAAAVSATGLIGFVGIIVPHTVRLLAGSSYRVILPMSLLFGAAFLALTDVVARTAAAPSEVPIGVVTALLGGPFFVIVLRTARRVLT from the coding sequence TTGCGAGCCCCGCAGTCGCGATCGAAAGTAGCTCGGCCTGCGGGGCTGCGCACGCGGTGGCTGGTTGTCGGGGTGTTCGCGGTGCTCGTCGCGCTCGTCGCCGGGGTGTCGCTGGGCCCGGTGAGTCTGCCGCCGGGCAGTGTCGCGGCCGAGTTGCTCAACCTGATCCCGGGGGTGCATCTCGACAGCGGGCTGTCCGAGCGGGAGATCGCGATCGTCACCGAGCTGCGGCTGCCCCGGGTGGTGCTGGGCCTGCTCGTCGGCGGTCTGCTCGCCCTCGCCGGCGGCTGCTACCAGGGGGTGTTCCGCAACCCGCTGGCCGACCCGTACCTGCTCGGTGTGGCCGCTGGCGCGGGCCTCGCGGTCACCGCGGTGATCGCCCTGGGCGGTGCCGGCCGGGAGGGTGCGATCTCCGGGTTGCCGATGACCATCCCGCTGGCCGCGTTCGTCGGCTCGCTGTTCGCGGTGACGATGACCTATGTGCTCGGCGCTGCTGGCGGGCGCAGGGGGTCGCCGGCGATGCTGATCCTGGCCGGGGTGGCGGTCTCCGCGTTCCTCTCCGCCGGGCAGACGTACCTGCTGCAACGCAACTCCGACAGCATCCAGCCGGTCTACTCCTGGCTGCTCGGTCGGTTGGCGACCGCCGGCTGGCACGATGTGCTGCTGGTGTTGCCGTACGCGGCGTTGACCACCGTGGTGGTGCTGCTGCACCGGCGTGAGTTGGACGTCCTCGCGGTCGGTGACGACGAGGCGAGGAGTCTGGGCCTGCACCCGCAGCGCACCCGGTACCTGTTGATCGCCGCCGCGTCCCTGGGGACCGCGGCGGCGGTCTCGGCGACCGGGCTGATCGGCTTCGTCGGCATCATCGTGCCGCACACCGTCCGGCTGCTGGCCGGGTCGAGCTACCGAGTGATCCTGCCGATGTCACTGCTGTTCGGTGCTGCGTTCCTGGCGTTGACCGATGTGGTCGCCCGCACGGCCGCGGCACCGAGCGAGGTGCCGATCGGAGTGGTGACCGCCCTGCTGGGCGGCCCGTTTTTCGTGATCGTGTTGCGGACCGCCCGGCGGGTCCTCACGTGA
- a CDS encoding ABC transporter ATP-binding protein has product MSPESTAGLSAADPSVKVDVPAVEVRGLHVSLDGSPILTGVDVVVAVGEWVTVIGPNGAGKSTLLRAVGGLLPAPGAITLFGTASGSLRRRDRARMVATVAQSPVVPPGMSVLDYVLLGRTPYIPTLGRESAADVDAVHEVLGRLDLTGLHRRELVTLSGGERQRVFLARALAQGATLLLLDEPTSALDIGHQQEVLEVVDQLRREHGLTVLATMHDLSLAGEYADRMVLLADGQVVAAGTPTEVLTEHLLATHYRASVRVVPGTHGPLVVPVRPSRPTR; this is encoded by the coding sequence GTGAGTCCCGAATCCACCGCTGGTCTCTCCGCTGCCGACCCGTCGGTCAAGGTTGACGTGCCCGCCGTCGAGGTGCGGGGGCTGCACGTCAGCCTGGACGGCTCGCCGATCCTGACCGGGGTCGACGTCGTCGTCGCCGTCGGCGAGTGGGTCACCGTGATCGGCCCGAACGGCGCCGGCAAGTCGACCCTGTTGCGCGCCGTCGGCGGCCTGCTGCCCGCGCCGGGGGCGATCACCCTGTTCGGTACGGCGAGCGGGTCGCTGCGCCGCCGGGATCGCGCCCGGATGGTGGCCACGGTGGCGCAGTCGCCGGTGGTGCCGCCCGGCATGTCGGTGCTGGATTATGTGCTGCTCGGCCGCACCCCGTACATCCCGACGCTGGGTCGGGAGTCGGCCGCCGACGTCGATGCGGTGCACGAGGTGCTGGGTCGGTTGGACCTCACCGGCTTGCACCGACGCGAGCTGGTCACCCTCTCCGGGGGCGAACGCCAGCGGGTGTTCCTCGCCCGGGCGCTCGCCCAGGGCGCGACGTTGCTGCTGCTCGACGAGCCGACCAGCGCTCTCGACATCGGCCACCAGCAGGAGGTGCTGGAGGTGGTCGACCAGTTGCGCCGCGAGCACGGCCTGACCGTCCTCGCCACGATGCACGATCTCTCCCTGGCCGGCGAGTACGCCGACCGCATGGTGCTGCTCGCCGACGGTCAGGTGGTGGCCGCGGGAACCCCGACCGAGGTGTTGACCGAGCACCTGCTCGCCACCCACTACCGGGCCAGCGTCCGAGTGGTTCCCGGCACCCACGGCCCCCTGGTGGTCCCCGTCCGACCGAGCCGCCCCACGCGTTGA
- a CDS encoding VOC family protein yields MSTVPPGTPCWADLATPDLTDARRFYPELFGWTGRVTPEPEAGGYTVFLLDGRPVAGAGPPAIPDQVPIWSTYLATDDAALVAGRVERAGGQVVVPPFEVFDRGWMAVFADPAGATFSVWQPLAMAGAEVFNVPGAMSWNELVTPDPEGAKVFYELVFGWQPDDQPVGEMTYTGWRLGTQIVAGMMPPLADDFPADLPAYWTVYFAVADADAAAARAAELGGTILVPPRDIPAGRFAALRDPQGALFSVIDLGP; encoded by the coding sequence GTGAGCACCGTCCCGCCGGGTACGCCCTGCTGGGCCGACCTGGCCACCCCCGACCTGACCGACGCGCGGCGCTTCTACCCGGAGTTGTTCGGTTGGACCGGCCGGGTCACACCGGAACCCGAGGCGGGCGGCTACACCGTCTTCCTGCTCGACGGCAGGCCGGTCGCCGGGGCCGGGCCGCCAGCGATCCCGGACCAGGTGCCCATCTGGTCGACGTACCTCGCCACCGACGACGCGGCCCTGGTCGCCGGCCGGGTCGAACGGGCCGGCGGGCAGGTTGTCGTGCCACCCTTCGAGGTCTTCGACCGAGGCTGGATGGCGGTCTTCGCCGACCCGGCCGGCGCGACGTTCAGCGTCTGGCAGCCACTGGCGATGGCCGGTGCCGAAGTGTTCAACGTGCCGGGCGCGATGAGCTGGAACGAGCTGGTCACCCCCGACCCCGAGGGCGCGAAGGTCTTCTACGAGTTGGTGTTCGGCTGGCAGCCCGACGACCAGCCGGTCGGCGAAATGACGTACACCGGGTGGCGGCTCGGGACGCAGATCGTCGCCGGGATGATGCCACCGCTGGCCGACGACTTCCCGGCCGACCTGCCCGCGTACTGGACGGTCTACTTCGCGGTGGCCGACGCGGATGCCGCCGCGGCTCGCGCCGCCGAACTGGGCGGGACGATCCTCGTGCCGCCCCGTGACATCCCGGCGGGCCGCTTCGCAGCCCTACGCGACCCTCAGGGCGCGCTCTTCTCCGTCATCGACCTGGGCCCCTGA
- a CDS encoding ABC transporter permease produces MQLTLVHARYQLLEIIRIPVAVFGSAFFPAAAMIFFVVPFAGDDATGATLATASMVTFSVMSANIFQYGIGVAEDRDQPWNPYTRTLPAGPAPRFAGRVLAGLALTYLSLIPVVVIGATLTAAQLSPAAFLLAAGTVAVISVPFTLMGLAIGYSLPSKAAIVIAQVVFLPLAFGGGLLSAPGEAPGFIETIAPYLPTRGAAELMWASVGGYRVQPLALIMLGVWVVVLASLAGWAYRRDEGRRFS; encoded by the coding sequence GTGCAGCTGACCCTGGTCCACGCCCGCTACCAGCTCCTGGAGATCATCCGGATTCCGGTGGCCGTCTTCGGCAGCGCGTTCTTCCCGGCCGCCGCCATGATCTTCTTCGTGGTCCCGTTCGCGGGGGACGACGCGACCGGCGCCACCCTCGCCACCGCGTCGATGGTCACCTTCTCGGTGATGAGCGCCAACATCTTCCAGTACGGCATCGGCGTCGCCGAGGATCGCGACCAGCCCTGGAACCCGTACACCCGGACCTTGCCGGCCGGGCCGGCGCCCCGGTTCGCCGGCCGGGTGCTCGCCGGCCTGGCGCTGACCTACCTCTCGCTGATCCCGGTCGTGGTGATCGGCGCGACGCTGACCGCGGCCCAACTCAGCCCGGCGGCGTTCCTACTGGCCGCCGGCACCGTGGCCGTCATCTCGGTGCCGTTCACGCTGATGGGGCTCGCCATCGGCTACTCCCTGCCGAGCAAGGCGGCGATCGTGATCGCGCAGGTGGTCTTCCTGCCACTCGCGTTCGGCGGCGGTCTGCTCTCCGCACCGGGTGAGGCACCGGGGTTCATCGAGACGATCGCGCCGTACCTGCCCACCCGGGGCGCGGCGGAGCTGATGTGGGCGTCGGTCGGGGGCTACCGCGTCCAGCCGCTGGCGCTGATCATGCTCGGTGTCTGGGTGGTGGTGCTCGCCTCGCTCGCCGGCTGGGCCTACCGGCGGGACGAGGGTCGCCGGTTCAGCTGA